In the Acidobacteriota bacterium genome, CAAGCGAATTGGCAAAAGTGTTATGATGCATCGAGACCTTCCTCCGGTTCTGTGTGGTTTTGCAACTAACAGAGTAACCGAGGGAGGTCCTTTTTTTAATTGTCAACCGACTTTGTTACAGCCCTGATGAACTGGCTTGGTCGGAATTCATTCTACGGTTTAATCCGACAATCAAAAAAACCATCGTCAAAACCCTGCAAAACAAAGCGCATGAAAATCCGCTGCATAAAATTACGGTCGAAGAGAGCCGTATAGATGATCTGGTGCAAGCGGTTTATCTCAAACTGGTGCAAGATAACCGGCAGGCTTTAAGAAATTTTAAGAACGACTTCGACCCATCGATTTATAGTTACCTGAGCGTTATTGCGGTGAATGTGGTGAAAGATTTTTTCCGCGAAGTCAACGCGGTCAAACGCCCTAACCTCGCGGTGTCGCTTGATGCTCTGCTGGGAGAAAACGGCGATAATGTGTTACTCGGTGAAGGCTCGCGGGTTGAAGAAAATCAATTTGCGGAAATGCTCAATGAAGAAGAGCAGGAAGCGATATTGCAATTAATCGATGAAGCGTTTCGCTTGTTGCGCAAGTGGAAAAACCGCGACCGTGATGTGTTGATGTTCAAATTGAGAATCATTCACGGTCTCAAGTTAAAAGAGATTGCCAATCTGATGAACCTTGATTTGTCGCCTGTCACCATCAGTTCAATCGTCAACCGCACTTTGAAAAAGGTGAAACCGGTTTTGCTGGCAATGTTGAAAAAGACATCAGGTGATGGCAAGTAGCCGGTTGGCAATTTCCCATTTAATGCAATATCGATTGCACAATCTGCAAAGCCGTTTCACCATCTTCGCGACTCACATCCTTGTGCGTGACCATACGCATATCTTTTGGGCTGATACCATTAGCCAACACCCCTTGGGCTTTCAGACGCGCTGAAAAATCCGCCGTATTCATACCGGTTCCGGCAATGTTAAAAACCAGTATGTTGGTTTGAACCTTTTCCGGGTCAATCAGGATGCCGGGGATTTGAGCAAGCCCGCGCGCCAGGCGTTGAGCATTTGCATGGTCTTCGGCTAACCGCCTGGTCATTTTTTCAAGGGCAATGATTCCGGCAGCGGCAATGACGCCGACTTGTCGCATTGAACCGCCGAACATTCGTCGAACTGCAAGCGC is a window encoding:
- a CDS encoding sigma-70 family RNA polymerase sigma factor yields the protein MLRFNPTIKKTIVKTLQNKAHENPLHKITVEESRIDDLVQAVYLKLVQDNRQALRNFKNDFDPSIYSYLSVIAVNVVKDFFREVNAVKRPNLAVSLDALLGENGDNVLLGEGSRVEENQFAEMLNEEEQEAILQLIDEAFRLLRKWKNRDRDVLMFKLRIIHGLKLKEIANLMNLDLSPVTISSIVNRTLKKVKPVLLAMLKKTSGDGK